tctgacgtttttctggattttgatatttacttgccAGGAAAACGTCAGAACCGGCGCCATTACGAAAACTGGAAATTTCGCCGCCTCCAACTGGAGGCGGCATTCTCGGCCCGATTTTATATACTTGCGAATCGTATCAAATATTTAACTCACatcttaacaataaaaaaatgactttactACTCACTCATATCGCTTTAATGGGTTTGTTTACTCTACAAACCGTCTGTTCAACACATTTTTATCGAACTGTCGAGCTTTGTTTTGATTGCggcattttttaaatgttttcctggcaagtaaatatcaaaatcgttaaaaaagccagaaaaacgtcagatatttcggactactATGAATGGTGCTACATTGTATGTCGTTTGACATCTTGCAGTGGTGAGGTGggttgttttacttttttcatgaggggtggggggggggcgagGAATAGTTTTGTTTTCCTaagtttgtgtttattttattgtcGTTCTGCACTTtacggtttgaatttttactttttcatagCTTAAAATTCCGGAAACGCTTATGTTTGGTTTCTAGTTTACCTTCACCGTCCAACATCTTGTTTCgaaaaatcaaaactgaattttCTCAGGTTATAAGTAATCATTTAAGAGTTAGTTGACACTATTTTTGGGGAGACTTTACGAGCAAATATCACAGTACCAGTGTTTCCAAAATATGACTAAGCATAAGGgattgtttaaaatgtagacAAATGATCTGAACTTTGTGAAAAAATGGATGATCATCCGATAGCTCATTCTGAACCTTAAATTCTTGAAAGAGAATAATTTGAAGTAAAATCATGGTCCATGATAATCAATTGGAAAAAAGCAACAAACTTTTGAGGATCAGAAGTGTTCATGGAAGAAATATTAGTGTGGTTAGGGAAGTGTACAGGAGAGAGAATGTTCCATGTCAAAGTCCTCTCTGTCTCAGTGACTGTCAAAACAGCACAGGTAAGTACAGCTGCTTACCTGGGTGATAGCTGTTTGAATTCTATTTTTCAcacatataataatattatattaatttcaaaattaataaccTGTATTTAACAGGTTGGATCCCCCAAACAGGATATAATACCctaaatgggatataaatttacTGTGCAAAAGTTTGGAATTTTTCATTTagtaattttttgtaataaatccccataaatatacatcaaatacatgtacaacaaccTTTGGTAAGCAAGCtttttactgtaaaccaacagTTTATGAAACTGATCCCCAAGgccataaaaattaatttgtttccCCAAAtggagtcttggtaaaatgggtaggcaaacccgggccggggcaaaataaaatcCGGGGCAGatcgatatttttcaattttctttgttaataattaatcaatctacttgaaattttcaggttaTGTCCACAATCAGTATAATTGACTTATTTAAGACAAAACTGAACATTTCACGTTTAATTCCggtaaaacatatgaaatactAATAAGAAATAGTCATTTATTGAACGGAAAATAATTATTCGATTAATgacagtttttaagaaaaaccgGGTCACTAAAACCGGATCCAATCACCTGGGACAAACTTGATAATTCCATAATAGTTGCGTGTCTATGTTATCCCACAtagattttatttatgttttattaatgTTACTTTTCATTATAATAATTCACATAATTTGAGAATAAAGATCACAGATACTGTGCCTAGCTAGCTTTAATATTATTTAGTGGTTTAAACCTGGTGTAACAACATATAGCTGTCATggtattttttctatatacataattacatttgaaaataatttgaacCTGACACTGACTTTCtcataatttataatttgaacttattaatttaaaactagtgcttttaatattttctttaaatattttttaaaagttaaaattaatgtgTAACACCAAAACATTACTTaccttttcaatttaaaaaattaggcTCTAATGAGGATACCTCCTTGTGGTTAGAGCTGGGCAATGTCACAATATTTGTGATAGCTAACATCCTCATAATTTCGGAATATTTAAGTTTGTCCCGGGTGATCAGATCCGGTTTAAATGACCcggtttttcttaaaaactgtcATTAATCGAAGAATACCAGTGAATTATTTTCCGTTCAATAAATGACTATTTCTTTTTagtatttcatatgttttaccGGAATTAAACGTGAAATGTTCAGTTTTGTCTTAAATAAGTCCACAAAACCGTAAAATGTCCacccgggtttgcctacccgTTTTACCAACTTGAAAATCAACAATCGTTGATAAATTTCTAAATACACATTGTTttgcataaatatttacaacGAATACAGTTATACTGATTGTGgacatatcctgaaaatttcaagtacCGTAGATTGGTTGAttattaacaaagaaaattgaaaaatatcgatctgccccggcttttattttgccctggcctgggtttgcctacccattttaccaagactcccCCAAATGCAACCAACTCAATTAAATCTGGCCGACTGAATTTTATTTACCacaatagaatttttttttaatgaaatctaATTTTCCTGAAGTTTGAGAGAAATTAATTAATACTTAGCTGTCATGTACATTAGAATTGAAATTATCTTTGAATTTAAGTTGACATGTACAACAACAATGAAATGATAATGAATTTATGGCCATGCACATCTTTGAAACAAACATgtttagatttaaaataaacaatgttaaattaagaacttaatattaaataaataaattgttaaatatgttttaaatttcattggTACATGCTTTGCAGTACTTGGTCATGTTgataagttttatattaataaatgaaatgatttatttttttatattttaatttataatgcccttgtagaaaaaaatatttacctacTTACCTACCCATTGGCAACTTCATTTTTTATGATGGTCCAAGACATTTTGGATCTACCAAGGGATCAATCTCCAATACATTAGTGTTAAAGAAAGGCTTGTTTACTAAaaactgtttcattttatgtattTGATTGCAGATCAACACAATATTTgccaaattaatttcaaaattttatttcactgatttattttttatcccaAATGGGCTTTATTGGTCCCAACTTGTGAAgttgtataaaaaagaaaaaaaaatcaaataatatatattttaatgtgatgaatgaaaactttacaaTCTTTGTTATTCCTTTCATAGAAGTTCTTGTAACCTTAATTTATAAAGTATGTGTGCCCCACCTTATTTGGTTCTTCAGGTtgacataaaattatataaacagtTTGATGATCTGAGTTTGATATTATGTGTCACTGAGCATTTTGAATTTTACTGGCAATTAATGGTAGAATtaatttggataaaaaaaatattgacaggtgATGGAGGGCTGGGTTTGTTGCCAGCTGATGTCAACCACTACCTCATACCAGACTGCCAAGTAGCACGAGAATTCCTAGAAGTCTTGGAGAATCCTGTGGTTACAGGAATAATCTTCCTTCAAACTGTGGTTCACTCAGTAagattgtacatacatgtatacatgatcAAATTTATACATGCTTACATAATATAGCCCTTTTGCAAGGAAAGCATTTATAATTTATGTCTACATGGTTCATGCAGTTCATTTACCTTTTAATTGATCTgaagtatttatttattctaaaaattgtagacttttttgtacattatatataatgtaacaAAAAACAGTTGAATATTTGTGCAGTGGTTTATATGCAGTGTTTTATTGACAGGTTCAGCATGAAGGAAGTAAGCGCCTATACAACAGATTGAGGAATTTGGTCAAAGATAAACGCAAAGCTTCCATAATATTCCACAATGAATTTCAGAAGTATGCATATTGTGAAAGGGAAGAAGGGGAAACACTTTGTGACTGGCAAACTAGGTTTGATATTCACTTACAGCAAATGTTATATTTGTATTAATATCTTTAGTTTCCTCTCACCTCCATTAACAAATGTAAATACAGTGTTGATGTTGTAACCCCAGTTACCATCGCATTTGTTTAGCTTTGAGTATGCACActaagtaaattttaaattctatttaCAGAAGTACATATGCGGCAGCGGAGTGGTATTTTCATCACCTGGCAACACAAAAACCAATTATCATGGTCACTCTAAATAAACAggtaaatgtatacatgtatttagtgtcTTTCTGTCTTATTTGTTCTCAATTTTATAATGAGAAATGTTGTATAAAAGAACAGttctttggttttaaaaaaagtgcTTGAAAACAAAGGGAGTAATTTTAATGAGGGTTTACACTGACTGTGTCTCTTTAATGAGATACATTTATGTGTCTGGTTATGTGTATCTTctgtatatctatatatagcaaatttcaaGAAATGACCAAAtaactttatttgttatacaatgCGCATACATaggtactttttttttatgtcattgatagttttaactataaattaacatattacatcatttacatgtgtttgttatattttaggTTTGCTACATTTTCTACACATTTGAATACTTTGAAAtcctacaataattttattttttttaatcaaggcCATTGAAAAATATGGaaacaaaacattgaatgtgtttgttttatCGCTCGAAGAATatctgaggaaattctggcaaTCCCACATCCCAGAAGTCATGGATTTGTACGAGTCATTGACTGCCTCATTAGAGACCAAGGTCAAAGGTTATTAGACATGCTAGtctatatattttaatggaAATTTATTGCACCTGAAGCCCTACTCATGTGCCATAAAGTTGATGTCGTAACACATAGGGATATGTTAAAAAGTTTCATTATTTTAGTTCTGTTGAATGCAAGACTTTTATTTATGAGAAAAAATGTAAGGAGAAGTAggccaattttatttttagtatgAAAATAAATGCTATCAATCATTCAAGTGAGATAAAAaggaatgaagaaaaaaaaatagtttgtaaTTCTGATTTTCTCATCTTTTTTGAATTCACAGAAAAGGACTACAAAGGATATTTGCCTTTGGATATCTTAGAATCTGGGGTCAAGTCTGGAAGGTTTGTGCAAGGTCACATTAATGTCAACAGGAACAATGCTGGACAGGAGGCTTTTGTCAGACAGAAGAGGTGCTTATATTCATGATTGAAGTCTTGCAGCTTGTATACATATCAATTCAAGTACTGCAGATTAAGAGTTAAAAACAAGGAACTGATATCCATGTTAATTCAACAGAAGTGATTTAATATTGTCAATGCATCTATAGAAACAAATTGCCTCaacataattacaaaatataccAGTACAGTTAATTATTTAAGAAAGCAGATGTTTTAGCATTACACAGTATATCCTATAGAAGAATATAAAATTTGGAGCAtggtcttttttaaattttctaactTACCGGTAAGTCTTTTATACTCTAGCTGTCTGTCCAAGCCAGATATATGTACTGCTAGGTGTAATgttgataaaaatgaaataaatatatcaagaaatatttGTTCAGGTCTACCAGCTCTGTTGAAGATGACAGGGACATTCTGATACATGGGATGCCGGCCAGAAACCGCGCTGTCCATGGGGACCTGGTGGTGGTGGAGGTCCTACCAAGGTCAGAGTGGAGGGGAAGGTCAAGTGTCATCAAGGAAAGTCAGGATGGTCAGGGTCGGTTTTTAATTATTAGTGCTTATTTCAAGATATGTAGACCTCCATGAAtgcaaaaattatcatataCTGTACATTACATTTCAACTTAAGTTcctgttttattgatttttgatgaATAGAAAATATAGAATCCATTTTGTGATTATGTTAAGAGCAAGGGCATTGTCACTTATAGAGCTGTTTGTATCTAGGTCAGGGGGAGGGAGATGAGGAGGATGGTGCCACAGATGAAAACGTCATGCCCACAGGCCGTGTGGTGGGGATATTACAGAGGAATTGGAGGGAATACGTTGCCTCGTTTGCTTCCAATGAGGTACATTCATTTGGTTTATATACAACACGTTAAACGGGTATACATTATAGCCACTGTACATATCAGTTTGTGTCAGGATATGGGACACTTTGGTACCAGTTTGATAGCattttatatgcattttaaaactgttggAAGAATATTTGTTCTGATAGTCAGCAAATTGGGAATGATAAAAATTGGACTATAAGAAAACATGCCAACATTGTAAAAATAACTAGAACAATGATTTAACCTTTAACGCTATTTGtacatgaaatgattttgcaaAATTGAGAGTATTAGCCAAAATTGTCACACTTTAATTTTCTGCTATATACTGCTATATGCTTTTTAAGTGTCCTTGTGTTTATTTTAGCAAGTAAGTGAAAAAGGAGGAAAAGTCTTAGTCATTCCTTGGGATTATCGCATTCCAAAGATTCGCATCAGTACCAGGCAAGTGGAGAAACTGAAAGATCAAAGAATTGTAGTTCGAATTGATTCATGGGAAATTGACTCCCAGTATCCAAATGGACATTTTGTGAAAACTCTGGGACCCATTGAGGATTTGGAGGCAGAAATATCAGCaattcttcttgaaaatacaataCATGTCTCAGCATTTTCTGAAGCACAGGTACTGTCCATGTAAAGGTACACATACATTGTACGTTtatacaacaattttttttacatgaattttttttaaacattttcatactGCTAATTGAGTGAGtgttaatttttagattttactAAAAATATATGATCCTGCATACCCCAAAAGATATTTTTTCCAGCCCACTATTAAGGAAAACCAACACTAGTGAAATACTGATGTATATAGGTTTTAATTCTTTTGATTGATAGATGAAAGAGCTTCCTGTGGACACACCTGACAATCCATGGTGCATAGAGGAGGCGGAGCTCAACAAGCGTAGAGATTTACGATCCTCTCATCTTATCTTCTCCATTGATCCTAAAGGTTGTGAAGATGTGGATGATACCTTGTCTGTTAGGttagcaaattttaaattatgtgtCATATATGTGTTTTTGAACTGGTATAATGggaaaatggagaaaaaaatatgacatataTCATACTTTGTGAACTCTCACTCAATTTTATCCATGAAAAATCATGATAACAAATGttgattaataataataatgatgatgatgttgaCAGGGAGCTGGCTAATGGAAACCTTGAGTTGGGGGTTCACATTGCTGACGTCACACACTTTGTGAAGCCTGACTCGCTGACAGACATGGAGGCCAAGAGTCGGTCGACCACAGTGTACCTGGCTGACCGCCGCTATGACATGTTACCAGGGATACTAAGTGCCAACCTGTGTTCACTGATCAGTGGTGTAGATAGGTAgtgtgaaatttgaaatttttgtacATACTGTGTTTGAGGAGAGTTTACATGTANNNNNNNNNNNNNNNNNNNNNNNNNNNNNNNNNNNNNNNNNNNNNNNNNNNNNNNNNNNNNNNNNNNNNNNNNNNNNNNNNNNNNNNNNNNNNNNNNNNNNNNNNNNNNNNNNNNNNNNNNNNNNNNNNNNNNNNNNNNNNNNNNNNNNNNNNNNNNNNNNNNNNNNNNNNNNNNNNNNNNNNNNNNNNNNNNNNNNNNNNNNNNNNNNNNNNNNNNNNNNNNNNNNNNNNNNNNNNNNNNNNNNNNNNNNNNNNNNNNNNNNNNNNNNNNNNNNNNNNNNNNNNNNNNNNNNNNNNNNNNNNNNNNNNNNNNNNNNNNNNNNNNNNNNNNNNNNNNNNNNNNNNNNNNNNNNNNNNNNNNNNNNNNNNNNNNNNNNNNNNNNNNNNNNNNNNNNNNNNNNNNNNNNNNNNNNNNNNNNNNNNNNNNNNNNNNNNNNNNNNNNNNNNNNNNNNNNNNNNNNNNNNNNNNNNNNNNNNNNNNNNNNNNNNNNNNNNNNNNNTGGGGCGACAatgagggatcaagttttacatacgaatatacatgtatagagaaaatctttaaaaatctttttctcaaaaactatttggcttgaaaagctgaaacttgtgtgaaagcatcttcagatagtgtaaattcagttttgtttaaattatggtCTTCGGGGtgagagtggggccacaatggggggggcgaattttaacataagaatatatagggaaaatcttcaAACACTATTagaccagaaaagcttaaatttatGTCGATGCATCCTctggcagtgtagattcaagtttattcaaattatagtcccgggggtagggtgggccacaacaGGGAtgggtcaagttttacaaaagaatatacCGTAAATCTGGAAATGTTTACCGTAGATAAATTTTTAGCTAATTTGGGCGTGCTGGGTGTCCGTAGGTAGTGGTCATTTAGAAAAACTGtttatataactttaaaaaatgtttagataAATGTGGGCTTTCAAATTTATGGTGTGATCATGAATCGTACCATTATAACTCCAGTTGGATTAAGACAACTAATAAACAAAGGTTaagagatcaatttttacaaaaatggcatAACGATATTCAGGAATCGACTAAGGgtgttatatatagaatttataaaacaaattttgaatgtgaacGCTACTTACTCTTGTTACccagtaaattaagaaaaatattagttaaGTTTAGAACTACAAATCATCATCTTCCGGTTGAAATAGGAAGGTGGGGTATTGTTGAAAGAAGTAAACGttattgtaatttgtgtaattgtaacaaaattggtgatgaatttcatgttatattagaatgcaaggcattaagtaaattacgaagtcagtttttagatacatatttctgttcttctcctaacactaaaaattttatgaaatcatgtcttcagtcgattatatcacattaagaaaactgtgtttctttatttcaaaaat
This is a stretch of genomic DNA from Crassostrea angulata isolate pt1a10 chromosome 4, ASM2561291v2, whole genome shotgun sequence. It encodes these proteins:
- the LOC128181170 gene encoding DIS3-like exonuclease 1 isoform X2, with protein sequence MVHDNQLEKSNKLLRIRSVHGRNISVVREVYRRENVPCQSPLCLSDCQNSTGDGGLGLLPADVNHYLIPDCQVAREFLEVLENPVVTGIIFLQTVVHSVQHEGSKRLYNRLRNLVKDKRKASIIFHNEFQKYAYCEREEGETLCDWQTRSTYAAAEWYFHHLATQKPIIMVTLNKQAIEKYGNKTLNVFVLSLEEYLRKFWQSHIPEVMDLYESLTASLETKVKEKDYKGYLPLDILESGVKSGRFVQGHINVNRNNAGQEAFVRQKRSTSSVEDDRDILIHGMPARNRAVHGDLVVVEVLPRSEWRGRSSVIKESQDGQGEGDEEDGATDENVMPTGRVVGILQRNWREYVASFASNEQVSEKGGKVLVIPWDYRIPKIRISTRQVEKLKDQRIVVRIDSWEIDSQYPNGHFVKTLGPIEDLEAEISAILLENTIHVSAFSEAQVLSM
- the LOC128181170 gene encoding DIS3-like exonuclease 1 isoform X1, yielding MVHDNQLEKSNKLLRIRSVHGRNISVVREVYRRENVPCQSPLCLSDCQNSTGDGGLGLLPADVNHYLIPDCQVAREFLEVLENPVVTGIIFLQTVVHSVQHEGSKRLYNRLRNLVKDKRKASIIFHNEFQKYAYCEREEGETLCDWQTRSTYAAAEWYFHHLATQKPIIMVTLNKQAIEKYGNKTLNVFVLSLEEYLRKFWQSHIPEVMDLYESLTASLETKVKEKDYKGYLPLDILESGVKSGRFVQGHINVNRNNAGQEAFVRQKRSTSSVEDDRDILIHGMPARNRAVHGDLVVVEVLPRSEWRGRSSVIKESQDGQGEGDEEDGATDENVMPTGRVVGILQRNWREYVASFASNEQVSEKGGKVLVIPWDYRIPKIRISTRQVEKLKDQRIVVRIDSWEIDSQYPNGHFVKTLGPIEDLEAEISAILLENTIHVSAFSEAQMKELPVDTPDNPWCIEEAELNKRRDLRSSHLIFSIDPKGCEDVDDTLSVRELANGNLELGVHIADVTHFVKPDSLTDMEAKSRSTTVYLADRRYDMLPGILSANLCSLISGVDR